In a single window of the Streptomyces sp. CGMCC 4.7035 genome:
- a CDS encoding pyridoxal phosphate-dependent aminotransferase, with protein MAAMTSSARPLLNRRLAEFGTTIFAEMSALAVSTGSINLGQGFPDTDGPEEVREAAVRALRDGHGNQYPPGPGIPELRTAVAAHQQRRYGLTYDPDTEVLVTAGATEAIAATLLALLEPGDEVIAFEPYYDSYAACIAMAGGKRVPVTLRPYEGSFRLDLDELRDAVTDRTRLLLINTPHNPTGTVLTREELAAIADLAVERDLLVVTDEVYEHLVFDDAEHLPLAAFPGMRERTVTIGSAGKTFSFTGWKVGWVTAAPRLVTAVRSAKQFLTYVSSGPFQYAVAEALALPDTYFEGFRADMRAKRDLLASGLTEAGFEVFRPAGTYFITTDIRPLGESDGFAFCRALPERAGVVAIPNAVFYDHREAGAPFVRFAFCKRTEVLEEAAQRLKALAG; from the coding sequence ATGGCCGCCATGACCTCCAGTGCGCGCCCCCTGCTCAACCGTCGGCTCGCCGAGTTCGGGACGACGATCTTCGCCGAGATGTCGGCCCTCGCGGTGAGCACCGGGTCCATCAACCTCGGCCAGGGCTTCCCCGACACCGACGGCCCGGAGGAGGTCCGCGAGGCCGCCGTACGGGCGCTGCGCGACGGGCACGGCAACCAGTACCCGCCGGGTCCCGGCATCCCCGAGCTGCGCACCGCGGTCGCCGCGCACCAGCAGCGGCGCTACGGGCTCACATACGACCCGGACACGGAGGTGCTGGTCACCGCGGGCGCGACCGAGGCGATCGCCGCGACCCTGCTGGCCCTGCTGGAGCCCGGCGACGAGGTGATCGCCTTCGAGCCGTACTACGACTCGTACGCGGCCTGCATCGCGATGGCGGGCGGGAAGCGGGTTCCGGTCACCCTGCGTCCGTACGAGGGAAGTTTCCGGCTCGACCTCGACGAGCTGCGCGACGCCGTCACCGACCGCACCCGGCTGCTGCTGATCAACACCCCGCACAACCCGACCGGGACCGTGCTCACCCGTGAGGAGCTCGCCGCCATCGCCGATCTGGCCGTCGAGCGCGACCTGCTCGTCGTCACGGACGAGGTGTACGAGCACCTGGTGTTCGACGACGCGGAGCACCTGCCGCTGGCGGCCTTCCCCGGCATGCGCGAGCGGACGGTCACCATCGGCTCGGCCGGCAAGACGTTCTCCTTCACGGGGTGGAAGGTCGGCTGGGTGACGGCGGCGCCCAGGCTCGTCACGGCGGTGCGCTCGGCCAAGCAGTTCCTGACGTACGTGTCGTCCGGGCCGTTCCAGTACGCCGTCGCCGAGGCGCTCGCGCTTCCGGACACGTACTTCGAGGGGTTCCGCGCGGACATGCGGGCCAAGCGGGACCTGCTCGCGTCCGGGCTCACCGAGGCGGGTTTCGAGGTGTTCCGGCCCGCGGGCACGTACTTCATCACGACCGACATCCGCCCCCTCGGCGAGAGCGACGGCTTCGCCTTCTGCCGCGCCCTGCCGGAGCGCGCGGGCGTCGTCGCCATCCCGAACGCGGTCTTCTACGACCACCGCGAGGCCGGTGCCCCGTTCGTCCGCTTCGCCTTCTGCAAGCGCACGGAGGTCTTGGAGGAGGCGGCCCAGCGGCTCAAGGCGCTGGCGGGCTGA
- a CDS encoding mannosyltransferase family protein, giving the protein MTHASTVPAPAVEGPGDRDRVRPAGDGRRLPTTAVAALGLFVAARVCGGLVLAAVARSSGRDPVLLLGGSWDSAWYLGIAAHGYGRTQHTPAGIHSDLAFFPLYPGLIRVLTEFTPLGGLAAGLLLSWTAAVVAAYGIRLIGVRLHGRAVATVLVLLWGLLPHSVVLSMAYTEPVLTAFAAWSLYAALTRRWVWAGALAALAGLSRPNGIAVAAAVLAAAAHEVWRVRGRGVSHRLWTGAALAPLGWGGYVLWVGRRRGDPLGGYFTVQRLWGSRFDFGRGSLRFVDHMLLHGTRLLFPMALMIVLVSTVLFALLIVDRAPLPLVVYSGVLLLVTLGGSGFFESKPRFLLPAFPLLIVVARALVRTARARPWHAAVVACALAGLSLVYGAYLVVLARSPL; this is encoded by the coding sequence GTGACCCACGCCAGTACCGTCCCGGCCCCCGCCGTCGAGGGTCCGGGCGACCGCGACCGTGTCCGTCCGGCCGGGGACGGGCGGAGGCTGCCGACCACGGCCGTCGCCGCCCTCGGACTGTTCGTCGCCGCGCGGGTGTGCGGTGGTCTCGTGCTCGCCGCCGTGGCCCGGTCCTCGGGCCGGGACCCCGTGCTGCTGCTCGGGGGCTCCTGGGACTCGGCGTGGTACCTGGGGATCGCCGCGCACGGCTACGGGCGCACCCAGCACACCCCGGCCGGCATCCACAGCGACCTGGCGTTCTTCCCGCTGTACCCGGGGCTGATCCGCGTCCTCACCGAGTTCACCCCGCTGGGCGGCCTCGCGGCGGGCCTGCTGCTGTCGTGGACGGCCGCCGTGGTCGCCGCGTACGGGATCCGTCTGATCGGCGTCAGACTGCACGGCCGCGCCGTCGCCACGGTCCTCGTACTGCTCTGGGGTCTGCTCCCGCACTCCGTCGTGCTCTCGATGGCGTACACGGAACCCGTGCTGACCGCGTTCGCCGCCTGGTCGCTGTACGCGGCGCTCACCCGGCGCTGGGTGTGGGCGGGTGCGCTGGCGGCGCTCGCGGGGCTGTCCCGTCCCAACGGCATCGCGGTGGCCGCCGCGGTCCTCGCGGCGGCCGCGCACGAGGTGTGGCGGGTACGCGGCCGCGGAGTTTCCCACAGGCTGTGGACGGGCGCGGCGCTCGCACCGCTCGGCTGGGGCGGCTATGTGCTCTGGGTGGGCCGCCGCAGGGGCGATCCGCTCGGCGGCTACTTCACGGTGCAGCGGCTGTGGGGCTCACGCTTCGACTTCGGGCGGGGCTCGCTGCGCTTCGTCGACCACATGCTGCTGCACGGCACCCGGCTGCTCTTCCCGATGGCGCTGATGATCGTCCTGGTGAGCACGGTGCTCTTCGCGCTGCTCATCGTGGACCGCGCCCCGCTGCCGCTGGTCGTGTACAGCGGCGTCCTGTTGCTGGTCACGCTCGGCGGCTCCGGGTTCTTCGAGTCCAAACCGCGCTTCCTGCTGCCGGCGTTCCCGCTGCTGATCGTGGTGGCGCGGGCACTGGTGCGGACGGCGAGAGCCCGGCCCTGGCACGCCGCCGTGGTGGCGTGTGCCCTGGCCGGGCTCTCCTTGGTCTACGGGGCGTATCTGGTGGTGCTGGCCCGTTCGCCCCTC